The genomic DNA TCTACTTGAAATTAAAAAGGCTGCGATTTCGGTTCGCTGAAAAATGAAGGGTAGCGACAGGCTGCGTTTGGATTCTCGGTGTGCGACGTGTTGCAAACCGCTCGCTTTACGCGGGGTCTTCGGTTCGGTTGGAGGCTGCCAATTGAGCCCCTTGGTTTACGTACGGTTCTAAGATCTCTTTCAGGTTCACCCGCGCTCGGGACAACAAACTCTTGACCGCTTGCGGCGTCATCTTCATCACGTCGGCGATCTCCGCGTAACTCAGCTCTTCAAACCGACTCAGCCACAACGCCATCCGCTGGCGTTCGTTGAGCGACTGGATCGCCATCCGAACGATCTCTGCTCGCTCCAAACCCTCGATCTGCCGCGCCGGCATCAGCCCACTAGCTGCCAGAGCCAACGACTCCAGCGTCGCATCGCTTTCGCCCGAGTTGCGAACTGGCGCGTCGGTCGCCCGGACCTCGCGTCGACGGCTGGCCGAACGGAGCGAATTTTTTGCCACGTTGCCAGCGATCGTAAACAACCATGTCGAAAACTTGGCTCCCGGTTCATAACTCTTGCGGGCCCGATAGACTCGCAGAAAGACGTCTTGCGCGAGGTCTTCGGCCATATCCCGTCGCGGTGCCAAATGTTCCAACAACTGCACCAAACGGTTTTGATATC from Rosistilla oblonga includes the following:
- a CDS encoding sigma-70 family RNA polymerase sigma factor, which translates into the protein MRYQQLDPDVRLMLRVRNDDATAFEELVHRYQNRLVQLLEHLAPRRDMAEDLAQDVFLRVYRARKSYEPGAKFSTWLFTIAGNVAKNSLRSASRRREVRATDAPVRNSGESDATLESLALAASGLMPARQIEGLERAEIVRMAIQSLNERQRMALWLSRFEELSYAEIADVMKMTPQAVKSLLSRARVNLKEILEPYVNQGAQLAASNRTEDPA